DNA sequence from the Calditrichota bacterium genome:
CTAAAGTCATCGCCCGCGAAGTCAACAAAGCCGGGCTGGTAGAAATTTTAGGCTCGGCAGAATATGAAAATGTTCAGGGCGAAATCGTGCAAAAATTAGACGAATTCGCCAACGAAGTCATCCGCCAAACAATGGACAGAACCGGCAGAGTCTGCGTCATGGCGTCCGAGGAAGTTGAAAACGTCATTCTCGTGCCACAAAATTTTCTCAGCGGAAAATACGTGCTGCTTTTCGATCCGCTGGACGGCTCATCCAACATCGACGCCAATGTGAGCATTGGCTCCATTTTCTCCATTCACCGCCGTTTGCCGAATATGCCGCCCGATAAAATCGACCACTGTTTGCAGCCGGGGTTCAATCAAGTCGGCGCCGTTTATGTGGTGTATGGATCTTCGACAATGATGATTTACACAACAGGAAACGGAGTCCACGGATTCACGCTCGACCCCAGCGTGGGAGAATTTCTGCTCTCGCATCCTGATATCCAAATTCCTGAAAGCGGCTCCATCTACAGCGTCAACGAGGGCAATTACGCCAACTGGGACGAAAAAATGCAACGCTGCGTGGACTATTTCAAGTCGAAAGACAATCATTTGGGAAAACCATATTCCTTGCGCTACATCGGATCCATGGTGGCGGATTTGCATCGGACTCTGCTTTACGGCGGCGTTTTTATGTACCCGCCTGACTCAAAAAGTCCAAACGGCAAACTCCGCCTGCAATACGAAGCTTCGCCTATGGCCTTCATTTTCGAACACGCCGGCGGCAAAGCCAGCGATGGTCATCGGCGAATTTTGGACATTCAGCCGACAGAACTGCATCAACGGACGCCGTTGTTCATTGGCAGCAAAAATGATGTGGAAAGATGTGAGAGATTTTTGGCAGGAGAAATTGGGTTAAATTAGCGTTCAAATTTGTTCAAATCGATCTTTTATTTCAAAATAGCAAGGGATTTCCGTTTTTTCGATTGATTCTTTTTGAACAAAGTATTAAA
Encoded proteins:
- the fbp gene encoding class 1 fructose-bisphosphatase produces the protein MKELITIERHILEHQQKGFPEATGEFTQLLYDITFAAKVIAREVNKAGLVEILGSAEYENVQGEIVQKLDEFANEVIRQTMDRTGRVCVMASEEVENVILVPQNFLSGKYVLLFDPLDGSSNIDANVSIGSIFSIHRRLPNMPPDKIDHCLQPGFNQVGAVYVVYGSSTMMIYTTGNGVHGFTLDPSVGEFLLSHPDIQIPESGSIYSVNEGNYANWDEKMQRCVDYFKSKDNHLGKPYSLRYIGSMVADLHRTLLYGGVFMYPPDSKSPNGKLRLQYEASPMAFIFEHAGGKASDGHRRILDIQPTELHQRTPLFIGSKNDVERCERFLAGEIGLN